A window of Cryptomeria japonica chromosome 3, Sugi_1.0, whole genome shotgun sequence contains these coding sequences:
- the LOC131045883 gene encoding uncharacterized protein LOC131045883 yields MSGAQGAQAEGKFTPTTYESVPGGANKTRESLTSPKDAGGIEVKKAEEGEKLPQPPTQPAKQQDSGITGTG; encoded by the coding sequence ATGTCAGGAGCTCAAGGAGCACAGGCGGAGGGAAAGTTTACACCCACAACATACGAGTCGGTTCCGGGCGGTGCCAACAAAACAAGGGAGAGCTTAACATCACCAAAAGATGCGGGCGGAATTGAAGTTAAGAAGGCCGAGGAGGGAGAGAAACTCCCTCAACCTCCCACTCAACCCGCTAAGCAACAAGATAGCGGCATCACGGGCACTGGTTGA
- the LOC131045572 gene encoding uncharacterized protein LOC131045572 — MSTTNTNGFVTRASSIRHRRAFKSYSEYIYLQLNKTLNPRLREVWTTRDWGRKVEVFSGIFGHLKKQGLVAEQSKALCIGARVGQEVAALKAIGVVDAIGIDLVPFPPLVLSSDMHSHPFQDDTFDFEFSNAFDHALYPSLFVSEIERTLKPGGVAVVHVSAHRRGDKYSVNDLFSPDPFIALFKKSSLVHVRKVDAFGLDTEIVLRKNSSGIVSPTVKEAHLPYSKFVSEMPV; from the exons ATGTCCACAACCAACACCAACGGATTTGTTACACGGGCCTCCTCCATTCGACATCGGCGTGCATTCAAATCCTACTCAGAATACATCTACCTGCAATTGAACAAGACTCTAAATCCGCGCCTCAGGGAGGTATGGACGACCCGAGATTGGGGAAGAAAAGTGGAGGTGTTCTCAGGCATATTTGGGCATCTGAAGAAACAGGGGCTGGTGGCAGAGCAGTCGAAGGCGTTGTGCATTGGAGCTCGGGTAGGTCAAGAAGTGGCTGCCCTCAAAGCAATTGGTGTTGTCGACGCCATTGGCATCGATCTCGTTCCCTTTC ctCCTCTGGTTCTCTCTAGTGACATGCATTCTCACCCATTTCAAGACGACACTTTTGATTTTGAATTCTCGAATGCCTTCGACCATGCGCTTTATCCCTCTCTGTTTGTGTCTGAGATCGAGCGGACCCTCAAGCCTGGTGGCGTCGCCGTCGTACATGTTTCTGCCCACAGACGAGGAGATAAGTACTCTGTAAATGATCTCTTCAGCCCTGATCCCTTCATTGCTCTGTTTAAAAAGTCCAGTCTTGTACATGTCCGGAAGGTCGATGCCTTCGGCCTCGACACGGAAATCGTCCTACGTAAGAATAGTAGTGGGATTGTGAGTCCGACTGTAAAAGAAGCCCATTTGCCCTATTCAAAATTTGTCTCTGAAATGCCAGTATAA